In Fastidiosipila sp., the following are encoded in one genomic region:
- a CDS encoding branched-chain amino acid ABC transporter permease translates to MSQFLQQLINGLSIGSIYALMAVGYSLVYSIMNFSNFAHGGVIMLSSYIGYYANTLLNVSFAGAIIIATLAATLIASVIERLAYRPLRKRTAPTLYFIISAMGMSILLENLVIATIGPQFKTYPMIFEKTTFQLGSLSISKMDVLMLAISSLALIGLVLFLNKTRAGMAVRAATYNARASQLMGVNVDRIIMTVFALGGALAGIAGVFFGIKYTVYAQAGIITNKAFIAAVFGGLGSLPGAIVGSILLGVIETFVAAVRSQLRDLIAFVILIGVLVVKPTGIMGKHTEDKA, encoded by the coding sequence ATGAGTCAATTTCTGCAACAGCTGATCAACGGCCTGTCGATCGGAAGCATCTACGCTTTGATGGCGGTCGGCTATTCGCTTGTATACAGCATCATGAACTTCAGCAACTTCGCGCATGGGGGCGTCATCATGTTGTCCTCCTATATCGGTTACTACGCGAATACCTTGCTCAATGTCTCTTTCGCCGGCGCCATTATCATCGCGACCCTGGCGGCGACTTTGATCGCCAGCGTCATTGAGCGGCTAGCCTACCGGCCCTTGAGAAAACGCACAGCGCCAACTCTCTACTTCATCATCTCGGCCATGGGCATGTCGATCCTGCTGGAAAACCTGGTGATCGCCACCATCGGGCCGCAGTTCAAGACCTATCCCATGATTTTCGAAAAAACCACCTTCCAGCTGGGCAGCCTGAGCATCAGCAAGATGGACGTTCTTATGCTGGCGATTTCATCTCTCGCTCTGATTGGACTGGTGCTATTCCTTAACAAAACACGCGCAGGAATGGCGGTGCGGGCCGCCACCTACAACGCCCGCGCCAGCCAGCTCATGGGCGTGAATGTTGACCGCATCATCATGACGGTCTTTGCCCTGGGCGGTGCTTTGGCCGGCATTGCAGGAGTTTTCTTCGGCATTAAGTACACGGTCTATGCCCAGGCGGGAATCATTACCAACAAGGCCTTTATCGCCGCTGTTTTCGGGGGGCTGGGCAGCCTTCCAGGCGCCATCGTTGGGTCCATCCTGCTGGGGGTTATTGAAACCTTCGTAGCAGCCGTCAGGTCTCAGCTTCGCGACCTGATCGCTTTTGTCATCCTGATCGGTGTTCTG
- a CDS encoding ABC transporter substrate-binding protein → MKKVLLLLLATILCLSLVAACAKDGGEEGNVAGSKIKIGWIGSLTGDQSVFGICESDTIKMLVDEVNAAGGIAGKQLEFIPYDTKGTPEEAVNAVNRLVTSDKVQVILGPNSSGLAIPIASVLEKGKVADIATVATNEKVTFDAGKVKPYNFRVCFIDPYQGAVAASFAYQEAGFKTAAILSDISDEYSQGLAEYFKKTFESLGGQVVAEEAFKTGDVDFRAQLTKIKEKAPDVIFLPYFYKEVSLTAKQADEIGIKAIFMGGDGWTSDQLMEMGGPYLQGSFIVNHVDFDDPDVQGFKAQFAAAYPGKPMQLNAYMGHDAFVTAKAAIEKVAEENKGKISSEAIAKALEGIKVEGITGTIHISPDDHNPIGKEAAIITIEGDQYKFVKKFAADLG, encoded by the coding sequence ATGAAAAAAGTATTATTGTTGTTGTTGGCAACCATTCTCTGCCTCAGCCTTGTGGCCGCTTGTGCCAAGGACGGCGGGGAAGAGGGAAATGTTGCAGGGTCCAAGATCAAAATTGGCTGGATCGGATCCTTGACCGGTGACCAGTCCGTTTTCGGAATCTGTGAAAGTGACACCATCAAGATGCTGGTGGATGAGGTCAACGCTGCTGGCGGCATCGCCGGCAAGCAACTTGAATTCATTCCCTATGACACCAAGGGCACTCCGGAGGAGGCGGTGAACGCGGTCAACCGCCTGGTCACCAGCGACAAGGTTCAGGTGATCCTGGGACCCAATTCGTCCGGGCTGGCCATCCCTATCGCTTCGGTGCTGGAAAAAGGCAAGGTGGCCGACATCGCGACCGTGGCAACCAACGAGAAAGTGACTTTTGACGCCGGAAAAGTCAAGCCCTATAACTTCCGTGTTTGCTTCATCGATCCCTATCAGGGCGCTGTAGCCGCAAGTTTCGCTTACCAGGAGGCGGGTTTCAAAACTGCTGCCATTCTCTCTGATATCTCCGACGAGTATTCCCAGGGCCTGGCCGAGTACTTCAAAAAGACCTTCGAGAGTCTGGGCGGCCAGGTCGTGGCGGAGGAAGCCTTCAAGACGGGCGACGTCGACTTCCGCGCCCAGCTGACCAAGATCAAGGAAAAAGCTCCTGATGTGATTTTCCTGCCCTATTTCTACAAGGAAGTGTCACTGACGGCCAAGCAGGCGGATGAGATTGGAATCAAGGCGATTTTCATGGGCGGTGACGGCTGGACCTCCGACCAGCTCATGGAGATGGGCGGCCCTTACCTGCAAGGAAGCTTCATCGTCAACCATGTTGACTTCGACGATCCGGATGTCCAGGGCTTTAAGGCGCAGTTTGCCGCGGCCTACCCGGGCAAGCCCATGCAGCTCAACGCCTACATGGGGCACGATGCCTTTGTGACAGCCAAAGCTGCCATTGAAAAAGTCGCAGAAGAGAACAAGGGGAAGATCAGCTCCGAAGCCATTGCCAAGGCACTGGAAGGTATCAAGGTGGAAGGGATCACGGGCACCATCCATATTTCTCCCGATGATCACAACCCCATCGGCAAGGAGGCGGCCATCATCACCATCGAGGGCGACCAGTACAAATTCGTCAAAAAATTCGCAGCCGATTTGGGCTAG
- a CDS encoding arginine deiminase, with protein sequence MADQNGVNVYSEIGKLRRVIVHRPGPELDNLTPPTMSRFLFEDIPDHVSAGKEHDRFVEILRQAGTEVHYSHDIVADVLADPEHRRDVIQEFLKEAHVFLPSMPRLFDYLFHMEDLRELSCIMAAGLRSEDYHNGNGTLAPIVRRRTLIFEPMPNLYFTRDPMSVIGHGVSNNCMWVENRRRESLLPYFVVKYHPLFKDVPLYFNRDENATLEGGDIMILSREVLAVGASQRTEIAAIKTLAQRVLTAGDSFRRLLIVSIPERRAFMHLDTVFAMADRDIFTIHPEIEGAVEVYGITVNAQGQLITENLGGNLKSILKTCLGLSEVELIRCGGSSLIDAQREQWNDGVNVLAIAPGEVIAYDRNRITNRLLREAGVKVHEIQASELSRGRGGPRCMTQPLWRDDID encoded by the coding sequence ATGGCTGATCAAAACGGAGTCAATGTTTACTCTGAAATCGGAAAGTTGCGGCGTGTAATCGTACACCGGCCCGGGCCGGAACTGGATAATCTGACGCCGCCAACCATGAGCAGGTTTCTCTTTGAGGATATACCGGACCATGTATCAGCCGGGAAAGAGCACGACCGGTTCGTCGAGATTTTGAGGCAGGCCGGCACGGAAGTGCACTATTCCCACGATATTGTTGCGGACGTACTGGCAGATCCTGAGCACCGCCGCGACGTTATTCAAGAATTCCTGAAGGAAGCTCACGTCTTTTTGCCGTCGATGCCCCGCCTCTTCGATTATCTTTTCCATATGGAAGATTTAAGAGAACTGTCTTGCATCATGGCAGCAGGCTTGAGGAGCGAGGATTATCACAATGGGAACGGGACGCTCGCCCCCATTGTCAGGCGGCGGACACTGATCTTTGAGCCCATGCCAAATCTGTATTTTACACGGGATCCCATGTCGGTGATCGGCCACGGCGTTTCAAACAACTGCATGTGGGTGGAAAACAGACGGCGGGAGTCCCTGCTGCCCTACTTCGTTGTCAAGTATCATCCCCTCTTCAAGGATGTCCCCCTATATTTCAACCGCGATGAAAACGCGACACTGGAGGGCGGCGATATCATGATCCTGTCGAGGGAAGTCCTAGCTGTCGGCGCCTCACAGCGTACGGAGATAGCCGCCATCAAAACTCTGGCGCAACGTGTCCTCACGGCAGGCGACAGTTTCCGCCGTTTGCTGATTGTCAGCATTCCCGAGCGCCGGGCCTTCATGCATCTTGACACCGTCTTCGCCATGGCGGACCGGGATATTTTCACCATTCATCCTGAGATTGAGGGAGCCGTCGAAGTCTACGGCATTACGGTCAATGCACAAGGTCAACTGATAACCGAGAATCTCGGCGGCAATTTGAAATCGATCTTGAAAACCTGCCTGGGCTTGAGTGAAGTGGAGCTGATCCGCTGCGGCGGCAGCAGCCTGATTGACGCCCAGCGTGAGCAGTGGAATGATGGGGTCAATGTGCTTGCCATCGCCCCCGGTGAGGTGATCGCCTATGACCGGAACCGGATCACCAACCGCCTCTTGCGTGAAGCGGGGGTCAAGGTTCATGAAATCCAGGCCTCTGAATTATCCCGCGGCCGCGGCGGGCCGCGCTGCATGACCCAGCCCCTCTGGCGGGACGACATCGACTGA
- a CDS encoding V-type ATP synthase subunit D, which yields MALMRVNPNRMELLRLKAQLRIARRGHKLLKDKRDELMRQFLVLVLEVDALRRKTETIIERAHREMMLARAVNGPQVVDGALMADTAPLCVTVGRENTMSVRTPLIRYPHDPEGEKRPIELPYGLASVTGELDVAIDSYRQSLPLMMKLAGLEHKVHLMAAEIERTRRRVNSLEYVMIPSLEETIRTITMKMDENERGNLTRLMKVKDMIVEQEIKKRQDQAEERRRQRI from the coding sequence ATGGCCCTGATGCGAGTCAATCCCAACCGCATGGAGCTGCTTCGCCTGAAAGCGCAGCTCCGCATCGCACGCCGCGGGCACAAACTGCTGAAAGACAAGCGTGACGAACTGATGCGGCAGTTTCTGGTCCTGGTGCTGGAAGTCGATGCCCTGAGACGCAAAACAGAAACAATCATTGAAAGAGCGCACCGGGAGATGATGCTGGCCCGGGCGGTTAACGGTCCGCAGGTCGTCGATGGGGCTCTGATGGCAGATACCGCCCCACTTTGCGTGACTGTCGGCCGGGAAAATACCATGAGCGTGCGGACCCCGCTTATCCGCTATCCTCATGATCCGGAAGGGGAAAAACGCCCAATCGAGCTTCCCTATGGCCTGGCCTCTGTGACAGGGGAGCTGGACGTGGCGATTGATTCCTACCGCCAGTCCCTGCCTCTTATGATGAAGCTTGCCGGTCTGGAACACAAAGTTCACCTCATGGCGGCGGAAATCGAGCGGACCCGGCGCCGGGTCAACTCGCTGGAATACGTCATGATTCCTTCCCTGGAGGAAACCATCCGCACCATTACCATGAAAATGGACGAGAACGAACGCGGCAACCTGACCCGCCTGATGAAAGTCAAGGACATGATCGTCGAGCAGGAGATCAAAAAACGCCAGGACCAGGCGGAAGAGCGCCGCCGTCAAAGAATCTGA
- a CDS encoding V-type ATP synthase subunit B, which translates to MAREYRTIEEVTGPLMMVRGVENVKYDELGEIELEDGRLRHCRVLEIEGTDALVQLFESSIGLNIERSTVRFLGRGLELGVSPDLLGRIFDGMGQPKDGGPDLIPESMRDINGTPINPAARDYPNEFIQTGVSAIDGLNTLVRGQKLPIFSGAGLPHAQLAAQIARQAGVLNSQEDFAVVFAAMGITFEEADFFINDFRRTGAIDRAVMFINLADDPAIERIATPRMALTAAEYLAYDLDMHVLVLMTDITYYAEALREVSAARKEVPGRRGYPGYLYTDLASIYERAGRIKDRKGSITFVPILTMPDDDKTHPIPDLTGYITEGQVILSRDLHRRGIQPPIDVLPSLSRLKDKGIGAGKTRADHADTMNQLFAAYSRGKDARDLQIILGEEALSELDLVYAGFSVAFEEEYVSQGFEANRTIEETLEIGWKLLRMLPAEELKRVHQEYIDQYYRNGQEVGS; encoded by the coding sequence ATGGCGAGAGAATACCGGACCATCGAAGAAGTAACGGGTCCCCTGATGATGGTCAGGGGCGTTGAGAACGTCAAGTATGACGAGCTGGGGGAGATCGAACTGGAAGACGGCAGGCTCCGTCACTGCCGGGTGCTGGAAATCGAGGGCACGGACGCCCTGGTCCAGCTTTTTGAAAGTTCCATCGGGCTCAACATCGAAAGGAGCACGGTCCGGTTTTTGGGACGCGGCCTTGAGCTGGGGGTGTCACCTGACCTGCTCGGCCGCATCTTCGACGGCATGGGCCAGCCCAAGGACGGCGGGCCGGACCTGATTCCTGAGTCCATGCGGGATATTAACGGAACGCCCATCAATCCCGCTGCCCGTGATTATCCCAATGAATTCATTCAGACCGGTGTTTCGGCTATTGACGGCCTGAATACCCTGGTCAGGGGGCAGAAACTGCCAATCTTTTCGGGTGCGGGCCTGCCTCACGCCCAGCTGGCCGCCCAGATCGCCAGACAGGCGGGTGTGCTCAACAGCCAGGAGGATTTCGCCGTTGTTTTTGCCGCCATGGGCATCACTTTCGAAGAGGCAGACTTCTTTATCAATGACTTCCGCCGCACCGGGGCCATCGACCGGGCTGTCATGTTCATCAATCTGGCGGACGATCCGGCCATCGAGCGGATCGCTACCCCCCGCATGGCGCTGACAGCCGCAGAATACCTGGCCTACGACCTTGACATGCATGTGCTGGTTCTCATGACCGATATCACCTATTATGCCGAGGCGTTGCGGGAAGTGTCGGCCGCAAGGAAGGAAGTACCGGGCCGCCGGGGTTACCCGGGCTACCTTTACACCGACCTGGCCAGCATCTATGAACGGGCCGGCCGCATCAAGGACCGTAAAGGATCCATCACCTTTGTGCCCATTTTGACCATGCCTGACGACGACAAGACCCATCCCATCCCCGACCTGACCGGCTACATCACCGAGGGCCAGGTTATCCTGTCGCGGGACCTGCACCGCCGGGGCATCCAGCCGCCCATTGACGTGCTGCCCTCTCTTTCCAGGCTCAAGGACAAGGGGATCGGTGCGGGCAAGACCCGGGCCGATCACGCTGACACCATGAACCAGCTTTTCGCCGCCTATTCGCGCGGGAAAGACGCCCGTGACCTCCAGATCATCCTGGGGGAGGAGGCTTTGAGTGAACTGGATTTGGTTTACGCCGGCTTTTCTGTCGCTTTCGAAGAGGAGTACGTCTCGCAGGGTTTTGAAGCCAACCGCACCATTGAGGAAACGCTGGAGATCGGTTGGAAGCTCCTGCGCATGCTGCCGGCCGAAGAACTGAAGCGGGTTCACCAGGAATACATTGACCAATATTACAGGAACGGGCAGGAGGTTGGCAGCTGA
- a CDS encoding V-type ATP synthase subunit A, with product MDRRSQGEIVKVSGPLVVAKGMRDADMFDVVEVSEKRLIGEIIEMHGDEASIQVYEETAGLGPGEKVLSRGTPLSVELGPGLIGEFFDGIQRPLDILVDREGDRITRGAFAPALNRERVWDFQPVKKEGDRVTGGDIIGTVPETELMEHRIMVPPGRSGLIREIRAGRFKVTDVVAVLEDDRGQLVDITLIQRWPVRIGRPYREKIAPGEPLITGQRSIDTFFPVAQGGTAAVPGPFGSGKTVIQHQLAKWAQADVVVYIGCGERGNEMTDVLMEFPELKDPKTGYPLMKRTILIANTSDMPVAAREASIYTGITIAEYFRDMGYSVSLMADSTSRWAEALREMSGRLEEMPGEEGYPAYLGSRLASFYERAGMVHCLCGEGEERVGILTAIGAVSPPGGDLSDPVAQSTLRIVQVFWSLDSDLAYRRHFPAINWLTSYSLYQPKIDSWMNEKIAPDFSRTRLDAMTLLQEESELEEIVRLIGQDALSNADRLKLESARSLREDFLHQNSYDEIDTYTSIDKQHKMLSLVMLFYYEAQKALARSADFEAIMKLPIRAEIARFKYIPEQEAGRWFDLRKEQLLAEMGGLTG from the coding sequence ATGGATCGAAGAAGTCAGGGTGAAATCGTCAAGGTGTCCGGCCCTCTTGTCGTGGCCAAAGGCATGCGGGACGCCGACATGTTTGATGTCGTTGAGGTATCGGAAAAACGGCTGATCGGCGAAATCATCGAGATGCATGGTGATGAGGCATCCATCCAGGTTTACGAGGAAACGGCGGGGCTGGGCCCCGGGGAAAAGGTTTTATCCCGGGGGACACCCCTGTCGGTTGAGCTTGGGCCCGGCCTGATCGGCGAATTCTTTGACGGAATTCAACGCCCGCTCGACATCCTGGTTGACAGGGAGGGTGACCGGATCACCCGCGGCGCTTTCGCGCCGGCCCTGAACCGGGAAAGGGTCTGGGACTTCCAACCGGTTAAAAAAGAGGGTGACCGGGTGACTGGCGGCGATATCATCGGGACCGTGCCGGAGACCGAGCTGATGGAGCACCGCATCATGGTGCCGCCCGGCCGGTCGGGCCTTATCAGGGAAATCAGGGCCGGCCGTTTTAAGGTGACTGATGTGGTGGCCGTCCTGGAGGATGACCGGGGCCAGCTTGTTGATATAACTCTGATCCAGCGCTGGCCGGTCCGCATTGGCCGGCCCTACCGGGAGAAGATCGCGCCGGGCGAGCCCCTCATCACAGGGCAGCGCTCCATTGACACCTTCTTCCCCGTTGCCCAGGGAGGTACGGCCGCGGTGCCGGGCCCCTTCGGCAGCGGCAAGACCGTCATTCAGCACCAGCTGGCCAAGTGGGCCCAGGCCGATGTGGTCGTCTACATCGGCTGCGGCGAGCGAGGCAACGAGATGACAGACGTCCTCATGGAATTTCCTGAGCTTAAAGATCCCAAAACGGGCTATCCCCTGATGAAACGGACCATCCTGATTGCCAACACCTCTGACATGCCGGTGGCCGCGCGCGAAGCATCGATTTACACGGGGATTACCATCGCGGAGTATTTTCGCGACATGGGCTATTCCGTTTCGCTCATGGCCGACTCGACGTCACGCTGGGCGGAAGCTCTGCGCGAGATGTCGGGACGGCTGGAGGAGATGCCGGGCGAAGAGGGTTACCCGGCCTATCTGGGTTCCCGGCTGGCCAGCTTTTATGAGCGGGCGGGCATGGTCCATTGCCTTTGCGGTGAGGGTGAGGAACGGGTCGGCATCCTGACGGCCATCGGGGCCGTCTCGCCGCCGGGCGGCGACCTCTCCGATCCGGTTGCCCAGTCGACTCTTCGGATTGTTCAGGTCTTCTGGAGCCTTGACTCCGATCTGGCTTACAGACGGCACTTCCCGGCCATCAACTGGCTGACCAGTTACTCCCTTTACCAGCCCAAGATTGACAGCTGGATGAACGAAAAGATTGCGCCTGACTTCAGCCGTACCAGACTTGACGCCATGACTCTGTTACAGGAAGAGTCGGAACTGGAGGAGATCGTCCGCCTGATCGGCCAGGATGCGCTTTCCAATGCGGACCGGCTCAAGCTGGAATCGGCACGGTCTTTGAGGGAGGACTTTCTGCATCAGAATTCCTATGACGAGATCGATACCTATACCTCCATTGACAAGCAGCATAAGATGTTGTCGCTGGTCATGCTCTTTTACTATGAAGCGCAAAAGGCGCTGGCCCGCTCAGCTGACTTCGAGGCCATCATGAAACTGCCCATCCGGGCTGAGATCGCGCGCTTCAAATACATTCCGGAGCAGGAAGCCGGCCGCTGGTTCGATCTGAGAAAAGAACAGCTTCTGGCCGAGATGGGCGGGCTGACAGGCTGA
- a CDS encoding V-type ATP synthase subunit F (produces ATP from ADP in the presence of a proton gradient across the membrane; the F subunit is part of the catalytic core of the ATP synthase complex): MDYKTGIMGEHDSIEAFRALGLTVCETSDADRAIETLKRWADESYAVIFVTEELAGRMGSHLDDWRLRYLPVITIIPSARRQVGLGRQELRTAVRKATGIDMIGQHRPISEDETVASGESR; encoded by the coding sequence GTGGATTACAAGACAGGGATCATGGGCGAGCACGACAGCATTGAGGCTTTTCGCGCGCTCGGACTGACGGTCTGTGAGACAAGCGATGCCGATAGGGCAATTGAAACTCTCAAGCGCTGGGCAGATGAGTCCTATGCCGTGATCTTTGTGACAGAGGAACTGGCTGGGAGAATGGGGAGTCATCTTGATGACTGGCGACTTCGCTATTTGCCCGTCATTACGATTATTCCATCTGCCCGACGGCAGGTTGGGCTGGGCAGGCAGGAACTGAGGACGGCAGTCCGGAAAGCAACCGGAATCGACATGATCGGTCAGCACCGGCCAATTTCAGAAGACGAAACAGTTGCGTCGGGCGAGAGCAGATAA
- a CDS encoding V-type ATPase subunit, with translation MARRLKEAAIPLPPVRKDKAGSWPHASGRVWCLEQDLFGRSGLDRLFAADSEEEVRRLLLEHRYPQKETIEGMVLEENLRLYAFLMEVTPDDGYCQVLLLPRDATNLKISLKAAFAGQAPGEEAFKARLLQPSLIPADVLWRGVIRAEKETALPPWAGAILARAREAYLAGYDPAAIDRSIDRDIHALIRQITLAFEDPWMAGYFDRVRDLANLETLLRVRMRRVGLSVYKDSLLPGGTVPLEAWFSYFDADDQAVIDDLCDTPCQPLSSHFVTYRERGGASRFSLARDKLLYSYLEGGFRMLSGPPRVMAYIMARECEFKNIRIVMQAVTGGPSRGAIGSLRRDF, from the coding sequence ATGGCTAGGCGATTGAAGGAAGCCGCAATTCCACTGCCCCCTGTGCGCAAGGACAAGGCGGGTTCCTGGCCGCACGCCTCAGGCAGGGTATGGTGCCTCGAACAGGACCTTTTTGGCCGTTCAGGTCTGGACCGGCTTTTTGCGGCGGATTCAGAAGAAGAGGTCCGCCGTCTCCTTCTTGAGCACCGTTACCCGCAAAAAGAGACCATCGAGGGGATGGTCCTGGAAGAAAACTTAAGGCTTTACGCCTTTCTGATGGAGGTGACGCCGGACGATGGCTATTGCCAGGTGCTGCTTCTGCCCCGTGACGCGACCAACTTGAAGATTTCGCTCAAAGCCGCTTTTGCCGGTCAAGCCCCCGGCGAGGAGGCCTTCAAGGCCCGGCTCCTCCAGCCGTCCTTGATCCCGGCCGATGTCCTGTGGCGGGGAGTTATCCGGGCCGAAAAGGAAACCGCCCTGCCTCCGTGGGCCGGGGCGATCCTTGCCAGGGCCAGGGAAGCCTATCTGGCAGGCTATGATCCCGCTGCCATCGACCGTTCAATCGACCGCGACATTCATGCCCTGATCCGGCAAATCACCTTGGCCTTTGAAGATCCCTGGATGGCGGGCTATTTCGACCGGGTCAGGGACCTGGCCAACCTTGAAACCCTGCTGCGGGTCAGGATGAGGAGGGTGGGTCTGTCTGTCTACAAAGACAGCCTGCTGCCCGGTGGAACGGTTCCCCTGGAAGCCTGGTTTTCCTATTTTGACGCCGACGACCAGGCGGTCATCGATGATCTTTGTGATACACCCTGCCAACCGTTGTCCAGTCACTTTGTCACCTACAGGGAAAGAGGCGGCGCCTCTCGTTTTTCCCTGGCGCGCGACAAGCTTTTATACAGCTATCTGGAAGGAGGATTCCGGATGCTCTCCGGGCCGCCCCGGGTCATGGCCTACATCATGGCCCGGGAATGTGAATTTAAGAACATCCGGATTGTTATGCAGGCCGTAACGGGCGGGCCCAGCCGTGGAGCCATCGGTTCGCTCCGCCGCGATTTCTAG
- a CDS encoding V-type ATP synthase subunit K, whose product MTSIIGPLLVYLAAALAVILPGYGSAKVVGRLGQVASGIMSEDPSMFGKLLILQALPGTQGIYGLLGWFMIMNHSGMLGGSTSLTPQQGLLFLLASLPVALIGLLSAFHQGNVAEGGMALVTKHGETTGNAIVLAVMVETYAILSLLATILGVMSIAV is encoded by the coding sequence ATGACATCCATCATTGGTCCGCTCCTGGTCTACCTGGCAGCCGCCCTGGCGGTCATACTGCCCGGCTATGGATCCGCAAAAGTTGTCGGAAGGCTCGGCCAGGTCGCGTCCGGCATCATGTCCGAAGATCCGTCCATGTTCGGGAAACTGCTGATTTTGCAGGCTTTACCCGGTACCCAAGGCATCTACGGCCTGCTGGGTTGGTTTATGATCATGAACCATTCCGGCATGCTGGGCGGCAGCACTTCGCTGACACCTCAGCAAGGCCTGCTTTTCCTTCTGGCTTCACTGCCTGTTGCCTTGATCGGCCTCCTGTCCGCCTTTCACCAGGGCAATGTGGCTGAAGGCGGAATGGCCCTGGTCACCAAGCATGGCGAAACCACGGGCAACGCCATCGTGCTGGCGGTCATGGTTGAAACCTACGCCATTCTCTCCCTTCTTGCGACCATCCTTGGAGTCATGAGCATTGCCGTCTAG